A part of Tachysurus vachellii isolate PV-2020 chromosome 4, HZAU_Pvac_v1, whole genome shotgun sequence genomic DNA contains:
- the si:dkey-195m11.8 gene encoding fidgetin-like protein 2, translating to MHWSSEWAEQHYDITSTTSPPAHPKPVPYPQHSHPAFSGYSDDIGALSASTLLKRYAERYSFSPVYPEPGAFRRSEPAQDAWSVGYNPDGIDGIKGSLASASNLSEQIGNGHISQDYTSTYTGSHLYPRPTYLHQPAFALPPSYPPPAPVYTYPSGLTTPSSPSLLPPISSSLHTTHSAQALKRPEDTQEHNKPFEFDQNKSTRVSPYTARGNTEHPISNGIPNSSADPQHFRPDRLLPQPDMKVDQVRKSSYSQPSETTSYNGAEQYTYP from the coding sequence ATGCACTGGTCATCTGAGTGGGCAGAACAACACTATGACATCACTTCCACCACATCACCTCCTGCCCACCCTAAACCTGTTCCATACCCACAGCACAGTCATCCTGCTTTCTCCGGTTATTCCGACGATATCGGTGCTCTCAGTGCCTCCACCTTGCTGAAGCGCTATGCCGAGCGGTATTCCTTCAGTCCGGTCTACCCAGAGCCCGGAGCGTTCCGAAGAAGTGAGCCCGCCCAGGATGCCTGGTCAGTGGGCTACAACCCAGATGGGATAGATGGAATAAAAGGTTCATTAGCAAGTGCAAGTAACCTTTCAGAGCAAATTGGTAATGGGCACATATCTCAGGATTATACCTCCACCTACACCGGGTCACACTTGTATCCTCGACCCACTTACTTGCACCAGCCTGCTTTTGCCTTACCTCCAAGCTACCCGCCTCCTGCCCCGGTCTATACCTATCCCTCTGGTCTAACCACCCCTAGTTCTCCTTCCCTGCTACCACCTATAAGCAGCAGCCTCCACACCACCCACAGTGCTCAGGCACTAAAGCGGCCTGAGGacacacaagaacacaacaAGCCTTTCGAATTTGATCAAAATAAAAGCACCAGAGTGTCACCTTACACAGCAAGGGGTAACACTGAGCATCCTATCAGCAATGGTATCCCAAATAGCAGTGCGGATCCACAGCACTTCAGACCAGACAGGCTTCTCCCTCAGCCAGATATGAAGGTAGACCAGGTGAGAAAGAGCAGCTATTCCCAGCCCTCAGAGACAACCTCTTATAATGGTGCTGAGCAATACACCTACCCCTGA